Below is a window of Littorina saxatilis isolate snail1 linkage group LG2, US_GU_Lsax_2.0, whole genome shotgun sequence DNA.
ATGCAGTTTACCGAAACTACGGTTTATGTGAGAGTGCGCATGCGCTAGGCTAGCCATACCCGTATGTGTTATGGCGGCCATGGGCAGCATGTGGGAATTTTCGGCATAAAAAACTTCATTTTCATCCGGAAATCGACGTAacctgttgtgttttgtgtgtgaaattgtTTGTTTCTGCTGGACAAAGTAAGTGCTTTATCCTTTATCGTGCCGAGTTCGAAAAAACCGCGAGTCGCGATGACAGAGAAACAAGTAGAGTTGGAACTCGATTCGGACTCAGAATTGAATGACTTGATCCACGCACCCGACACGGGTGGAAAGGAAAAACCACAAACAGTCACTCTACCAATCTCGGATTGGGAAAAGATGAAGAGTCAAAATGAGAAAATTTTGAAGTTTCTAACTATGGTGGTAGACAAAGATGGCGACTCGCCCCAAACGAAACAATCGAAAAAGAGAAAACGTGAAGTCAGTGATGACGAACAATCTGTGGAGACTGGGGATGATTTCGATCACCTTCTTGAAGAAATGTGTAAAACTCAAGCATCAGAATCTCGACCCGAGGCTGAACTGAGCGACCCCAATGAGAGTGAAATTATGAATGAACTGGAGCAAGATTTTGACATTTCTGAGACTCTTGGTGATGAAGTTGCAGATCGAATTGCAAAACTTGTATCAGTGATGGCAAAGGGTCAGATGACCGAAGAAAAGATGaagcaaaaagaaagagagttTAAACGCCCAAAGAACATTGAGACAGGCGTCCCAAAAGTGAATCCCGAAATCTGGGGTTTGATGGAACACAGTGCCAAAACGTATGACTTAAAATCACAACGTCAACAGAAGTTACTGTACACGGCCAACAATGCTCTTGTTGTGGCCTGGGATGTGTCCCTAAAAATGGGGGTTGCCAATGAGGAACAGAAAAAGCTGATCAAAACAATTGCTGAGGCAAGTGGGCTGATACTGAAAACAGCGTATGACATGTCACTGGACAGAAGAGCAAAAATACTGTCTGGACAAAATGTGAACAAGAAATACAGAAAACTGGCATCTTCAAACATACCAGTCACTCAGTGGCTATTTGGGGATGATCTCAAGTCAGCGTGTGCTGATATTGACTGTACAACCAAACTTGGACTTGCCTTTACTCAATCAAGTAGAGGGCAAAAATATTTCCCATCCCGTCAGTATGCACCAAAAAACTCCGAAtggagaggaagaggaaggtGGAACTGGAAGAGAGGAGCTCAGTtcagggggagagggagaagtCAAGGGAGACCATTCTTCTCCGGCACGACAAGCAGGCAAGCAGAGTAGACAACAAAGAGGTATGTGAAATAAAGAATGCCACATTTGAAGCAGGTAAACTGAAACATTTTGTTCATAATTGGAAGAAATTGACATCTGATTCCTTTATTCTAGATATGGTACAGGGAACAGAAATTCCTTTGAGTGAAGACATTGAGAAGGTGCAAACTCAGCATGAGGCCAAAAATCAAGTTCCTGGTCACTTATTTCAGATAATGGATGCAGAAGTAGAACATCTATTGAGTATGCATGTCATTGAGCCATCAAAACCAGAAGAAAATGAGGTGGTTTCACCTATTTTTCTTGTTGAAAAGCCA
It encodes the following:
- the LOC138959957 gene encoding uncharacterized protein, producing the protein MTEKQVELELDSDSELNDLIHAPDTGGKEKPQTVTLPISDWEKMKSQNEKILKFLTMVVDKDGDSPQTKQSKKRKREVSDDEQSVETGDDFDHLLEEMCKTQASESRPEAELSDPNESEIMNELEQDFDISETLGDEVADRIAKLVSVMAKGQMTEEKMKQKEREFKRPKNIETGVPKVNPEIWGLMEHSAKTYDLKSQRQQKLLYTANNALVVAWDVSLKMGVANEEQKKLIKTIAEASGLILKTAYDMSLDRRAKILSGQNVNKKYRKLASSNIPVTQWLFGDDLKSACADIDCTTKLGLAFTQSSRGQKYFPSRQYAPKNSEWRGRGRWNWKRGAQFRGRGRSQGRPFFSGTTSRQAE